In one Syntrophorhabdales bacterium genomic region, the following are encoded:
- a CDS encoding cyclophilin-like fold protein, translating to MPIPVKISVDQIQLDAQLFDTECAKAIGAALPIDTKPSVWGDEFYFEIPVQRSLDETATTNVSVGDIGYWPPGSALAIFFGPTPMSQGTEPVPASAVNLVGKVLGDSTALRTLKRPSRIGIEHVR from the coding sequence GTGCCGATACCAGTAAAAATTTCTGTAGATCAGATTCAACTCGACGCGCAACTTTTCGATACTGAGTGTGCGAAGGCCATTGGTGCGGCTCTTCCTATCGACACAAAACCTTCTGTTTGGGGCGACGAATTCTATTTTGAGATTCCTGTACAGCGATCCCTCGATGAAACAGCGACGACAAACGTGAGTGTCGGTGACATTGGTTACTGGCCTCCCGGGTCGGCTCTTGCAATTTTTTTTGGCCCAACGCCAATGAGCCAGGGCACAGAACCTGTTCCCGCGAGCGCTGTCAATCTTGTCGGAAAGGTGCTCGGTGATTCAACAGCTTTGAGGACTCTCAAACGGCCTTCAAGAATAGGCATCGAGCATGTTCGATAA